In one Stenotrophomonas maltophilia genomic region, the following are encoded:
- a CDS encoding ComF family protein: protein MRIVHRIVAGAPLQRLLRLLIPLRCLVCNDPGHDELDLCPACYAGLPWSGRACLRCALPLPDAALIVCGSCREEVPPQLATHASLLYLPPVDQLLVRYKFHQDLAAGRLLAQLMQRAPPPWSCAPLVPVPLHDRRLRQRGYNQAAELCRLLPMPVWQGLYRRRHTAPQSERTAEQRRDNLFDAFDAHAPVPPRLTVVDDVMTTGSTVMEIAETLRCVGAAEVRVWVCARVP from the coding sequence ATGCGCATCGTCCACCGCATCGTCGCCGGGGCCCCGTTGCAACGGCTGCTGCGCCTGCTGATTCCACTACGCTGCCTGGTCTGCAATGACCCGGGTCACGACGAGCTGGATCTCTGTCCGGCCTGCTACGCCGGACTGCCGTGGTCGGGTCGCGCCTGCCTGCGCTGCGCGCTGCCGCTGCCGGATGCGGCCCTGATCGTCTGCGGCAGCTGCCGCGAGGAGGTACCACCGCAGCTGGCCACGCACGCGAGCCTGCTGTACCTGCCGCCGGTGGACCAGCTGCTGGTGCGCTACAAGTTCCATCAGGACCTGGCGGCCGGACGCCTGCTCGCGCAGCTGATGCAACGCGCGCCGCCGCCCTGGTCGTGCGCGCCGCTCGTGCCGGTGCCATTGCATGATCGGCGCCTGCGCCAGCGTGGTTACAACCAGGCCGCCGAACTATGCCGGTTGCTGCCGATGCCGGTCTGGCAGGGCCTGTACCGTCGCCGGCATACGGCACCACAGTCCGAACGCACGGCCGAACAGCGCAGGGACAACCTGTTCGACGCCTTCGATGCACATGCGCCGGTGCCGCCGCGGCTGACCGTGGTCGATGATGTGATGACCACCGGCAGCACCGTGATGGAAATCGCCGAGACACTACGCTGCGTGGGTGCCGCAGAGGTGCGCGTGTGGGTCTGCGCACGGGTTCCGTGA
- a CDS encoding chloride channel protein gives MTDLHRLRGRIAALVLSEAWRRRAALWGGAVAVALVAILFAEASDAAFHLFQRITTHSPWWALLLTPGIFALLAWLTSGVLKPTRGSGIPQVIAALDKPDASFRATNLSPAVSAGKLLLTSLSLLGGASVGREGPTVHVGASLMYLFGRWFGFKDPRELSHFLLAGGAAGIAAAFNTPLAGIVFAIEELSGRFEHRFSGTLLTAVIVGGVVSLGLLGNYTYFGRVSARLPLGQGWLAILLCGVVAGLLGGLFARAVLASAAGRPRWLGQLRQRHPVLLAAGCGLVVVALAMLFGEGAFGTGYEQARSLVQGHALVGHEFGLMKLLANLASYVAGIPGGLFSPALAVGAGLGHNLAVLMPGVDPRAFVLLGMCAYLTGVTQAPLTSAVISLELTDSGDLLLPILATVLIARGVSGLVCRVPIYRGLAELLMVPGPSADATSVDPGRK, from the coding sequence ATGACCGATCTCCATCGTCTTCGCGGACGCATCGCCGCGCTGGTCCTCAGCGAGGCCTGGCGCCGCCGCGCCGCACTCTGGGGCGGTGCCGTGGCCGTGGCGCTGGTGGCCATTCTGTTCGCCGAGGCCAGCGACGCGGCGTTCCATCTGTTCCAGCGCATCACCACCCATTCGCCGTGGTGGGCGCTGCTGCTGACGCCAGGCATCTTCGCGCTGCTGGCATGGCTGACCAGCGGTGTACTGAAGCCTACCCGCGGCAGCGGCATTCCCCAGGTCATCGCTGCGCTGGACAAGCCGGATGCCTCGTTCCGCGCGACGAATCTTTCACCGGCGGTATCGGCCGGCAAGCTGCTGCTGACGTCACTGTCGTTGTTGGGCGGTGCTTCGGTCGGCCGCGAAGGTCCGACCGTGCACGTGGGTGCAAGCCTGATGTACCTGTTCGGTCGTTGGTTTGGTTTCAAGGACCCGCGTGAGCTGTCGCACTTCCTGCTGGCGGGCGGCGCCGCAGGCATCGCGGCAGCCTTCAATACCCCGTTGGCAGGCATCGTGTTCGCCATCGAGGAACTCAGCGGCCGCTTCGAGCACCGGTTCTCGGGCACGCTGCTGACGGCGGTGATCGTCGGTGGTGTGGTATCGCTGGGTCTGCTGGGCAACTACACCTACTTCGGCCGTGTTTCGGCGCGGCTTCCGCTGGGCCAGGGCTGGCTGGCGATCCTGCTGTGCGGTGTGGTGGCGGGATTGCTGGGAGGACTGTTCGCGCGCGCCGTACTGGCGAGCGCGGCAGGCCGTCCGCGCTGGCTGGGGCAACTGCGCCAGCGCCATCCCGTGCTGTTGGCCGCCGGCTGCGGCCTGGTGGTGGTGGCGCTGGCGATGCTGTTTGGTGAAGGTGCGTTCGGCACCGGCTACGAACAGGCACGCAGTCTGGTGCAGGGTCACGCGCTGGTGGGTCATGAGTTCGGGTTGATGAAGCTGCTGGCCAATCTGGCCTCCTATGTGGCCGGTATCCCCGGGGGCCTGTTCTCGCCTGCGCTCGCGGTCGGTGCCGGGTTGGGCCACAACCTGGCGGTACTGATGCCCGGCGTGGATCCACGCGCGTTCGTGCTGCTCGGCATGTGTGCGTATCTGACCGGCGTCACCCAGGCGCCGCTGACCTCCGCCGTGATCTCGCTGGAACTGACGGACAGCGGTGACCTGCTGCTGCCGATTCTGGCCACGGTACTGATTGCCCGTGGGGTATCCGGTCTGGTGTGCCGGGTGCCGATCTATCGTGGCCTGGCCGAGCTGCTGATGGTGCCTGGCCCATCGGCCGATGCCACGTCCGTCGATCCCGGTCGAAAGTAG
- a CDS encoding SecDF P1 head subdomain-containing protein produces MPGATADAEAGRDHAPRPGVDVRLSAIDAAGNGTAVQWQGETLALREPPIAGSADIADVRYVLDQSQQPGLQIRYRKEAQQRIHDGTAALVGKRVAISVDGRVLTVATVSGPFGESMMLSGLPSVAEAQELAWHITGQRVPAP; encoded by the coding sequence ATGCCCGGCGCAACAGCGGATGCGGAGGCTGGCAGGGATCATGCGCCGCGTCCGGGCGTGGATGTGCGTCTGAGCGCGATCGATGCTGCCGGCAACGGCACGGCGGTACAGTGGCAGGGTGAAACACTCGCGCTGCGTGAGCCGCCGATTGCCGGCAGTGCCGACATCGCCGATGTCCGTTACGTGCTGGACCAGAGCCAGCAGCCCGGCCTGCAGATCCGCTATCGCAAGGAGGCACAGCAGCGCATCCACGATGGCACGGCCGCACTGGTGGGAAAGCGGGTGGCGATCAGCGTGGATGGCCGCGTGCTGACGGTGGCGACGGTGAGTGGCCCGTTCGGCGAATCGATGATGTTGAGTGGCCTGCCCAGCGTGGCCGAGGCGCAGGAACTGGCATGGCACATCACCGGCCAGCGGGTGCCGGCGCCCTGA
- a CDS encoding HdeD family acid-resistance protein — translation MNSPFSPLLSAVGRSWWILLLYGLVALGFGIIAIGWPLSAATALAWTLGVMAIIEGVISLFALISGGSGASRGWLALYAIASLGFGILAVINPLATASVLVLFLAAWLLVAGIYRIVYAIRVRRQIQGEWLLILSGVLAVVLGLLFAANPYAGVAVTTLWIGIGSLLYGLLQVLVAFKLRKLK, via the coding sequence ATGAATTCCCCCTTTTCTCCCCTGTTGTCGGCGGTCGGTCGCAGCTGGTGGATCCTGCTGCTGTATGGCCTGGTCGCACTCGGCTTCGGCATCATCGCGATCGGCTGGCCGCTGTCGGCGGCGACGGCCCTGGCCTGGACGCTGGGCGTGATGGCCATCATCGAAGGTGTCATCAGCCTGTTCGCGCTGATCAGCGGTGGCAGCGGTGCCTCGCGTGGCTGGCTGGCGCTGTATGCCATCGCCTCGCTCGGTTTCGGCATTCTGGCGGTGATCAATCCGCTCGCCACCGCCAGCGTGCTGGTGCTGTTCCTGGCAGCGTGGCTGCTGGTGGCCGGCATCTATCGCATCGTGTACGCAATCCGCGTGCGCAGGCAGATCCAGGGCGAGTGGTTGCTGATACTCAGTGGTGTGCTGGCGGTGGTGCTGGGCCTGCTGTTTGCGGCCAATCCCTACGCGGGCGTGGCCGTGACCACGCTGTGGATCGGCATCGGCAGCCTGCTGTATGGGCTGCTGCAGGTGCTGGTGGCATTCAAGCTGAGGAAGCTGAAGTGA